The following nucleotide sequence is from Bacteroidota bacterium.
TCGGTTTGCGATTATTGACCCGAATACAGTCACCTTAAAGACGCCGCTTGCTCCGACAGGTGATGTTGATACCGATATGGCGTCTATCCGAAACAATACCTCGGGTCAGGGACAGGATCGTTATGCGGCTGCGTATTACCCCAATCTCACAAGTTCGTATCCGCACAACCTCAATCTTCCCAAGGTCGTCATTAAGACATATACGCATACCGGGACGGGACCGAAAGTAAAGACGACGGCCAACATAGATTTGGCGTCCGGTAATACCGTGGGTGATTTGCCTCCGACCTCAGTGTTGTATGCAACTATCAAGACGGCGGTCAATGCGCTCACCGTTGTGGTCCCACCCTCCGGTGCGATTGCTGGTCTGTACGCACGGATCGATAACTCCAAGGGTGTTTGGAAAGCACCTGCGAATGAATCGTTACAGTCGGTGAATAGTCCAACCGTGCCATTATCCGACGCAGAGCAAGGTTCAATGAACATCGATACTACGGCCGGGAAATCGGTAAACGCAATTCGTCAATTCCCGGGCTTCGGAACACTGGTGTGGGGCGCCCGAACGCTTGAGGGCAACGACAACGAATGGCGGTATATCAGTGTCCGACGGTTCTTTAATATGGTCGAAGAATCGATCAAGAAGTCGATCCATTGGGCGGTATTCGAGCCGAATACGATCGACACCTGGGTGAAAGTTCAGGCGATGATCGAGAATTACCTCTTCCTCAAATGGAATGAAGGCGCACTCGCCGGAACAAAGCCTGATCAGGCGTATTTCGTCAACGTCGGTCTGGGAAAGACAATGACGAGCGACGATATCCTCAACGGGATTATGAACGTCGAAATCGGGATGGCCGTCGCACGTCCGGCCGAGTTCATTGTACTGAAATTCTCGCAGATGGTGCAACAATCATAACCGCACGATAACGAACATTCACTCATAATTTTTCTACACTACG
It contains:
- a CDS encoding phage tail sheath family protein is translated as MAVIKLSTPGVYVQEISVFPPSVAEVETAIPAFVGYTSTIKDPTGNSQQWIPKKISSYDQYEIYFGGTPVEADDYLTVDVIDDSSGQYTVTVAADDTKKSNHIMAYSVKHFFDNGGATCYIVTVGEYGTPIAEADLTKGLKSVEQVDEVTLLVVPEAVSSGSYKNVVQAMINQASNLKDRFAIIDPNTVTLKTPLAPTGDVDTDMASIRNNTSGQGQDRYAAAYYPNLTSSYPHNLNLPKVVIKTYTHTGTGPKVKTTANIDLASGNTVGDLPPTSVLYATIKTAVNALTVVVPPSGAIAGLYARIDNSKGVWKAPANESLQSVNSPTVPLSDAEQGSMNIDTTAGKSVNAIRQFPGFGTLVWGARTLEGNDNEWRYISVRRFFNMVEESIKKSIHWAVFEPNTIDTWVKVQAMIENYLFLKWNEGALAGTKPDQAYFVNVGLGKTMTSDDILNGIMNVEIGMAVARPAEFIVLKFSQMVQQS